One Mobula hypostoma chromosome 12, sMobHyp1.1, whole genome shotgun sequence genomic window, TTGCTCTATTTGAGCAGTGTGTTTACCCTGTgatcctccatcactcccctGTACTACTGAACTGTACAGCCTTGCCTGTGGTTCTAGCACTGGCTGGCTGTCCTGTGTACCCGTACTagtccccgcctctctctctgcATCATATATTTCTGTTACAGCCTGACCGTCCTGCGTTCCTGTTACAGCCTCACCATTCTGCGTTTCTGTTACAGCCTcactgttctgcattcctgttacAGCATGACCGTCCTGTGTTTCTGTTACAGCCTGACCATCCTGTGTTTCTGTTACAGCCTCactgttctgcgttcctgttgcAGCCtgactgtcctgtgtttctgttacAGCCTGACCGTCCTGTGTTTCTGTTACAGCCTGACCATCCTGTGTTTCTGTTACACCCtgactgtcctgtgtttctttcacagcctcagtgtcctgtgtttctgttacAGCCTCAACATCCTGTGTTTCTGTTACAGCCCCACTATTCTGCATTCCTGTTACAGCCTGACCATCTTGCAATTCTGTTACAGCCTGACTGTCCTGTGCTCTTGTTACAGCCTGAACATCCTGTGTTTCTGTTACACCCtgactgtcctgtgtttctttcaCAGCCTCAGTGTCCTGTGTTTCCGTTATAGCCTCAACGTTCTGCGTTTCTGTTACAGTCTcgctgttctgtgttcctgttacAGCTTCAACGTCCTGTGTTTCTGTTACAGTCTGACTATCCTGTGTTTCCATTACAGacttactgttctgtgttcctgttgcaGCGTGACCATTCTGCATTTCTGTTATAGCCTCATCGTCCTGTGTTTCTGTTACAGCCTCAACGTCCTGTGTTTCTGTTACAGCCTCgctgttctgcgttcctgttacAGCTTCAACGTCCTGTGTTTCTGTTACAGCCttgctgttctgtgttcctgttgcaGCCTGACCATTCTGCATTTCTGTTATAGCCTCATCGTCCTGTGTTTCTGTTACAGCCTCAACGTCCTGTGTTTCTGTTACAGCCTCgctgttctgcattcctgttacAGCTTCAACGTCCTGTGTTTCTGTTACAGCCTTgctgttctgcgttcctgttacAGCTTCAACGTCCTGTGTTTCTGTTACAGCCTGACCTTTCTGTATTTTTGTTACAGCCTGACTGTCTTGTGTTCCTGTTGCAGCCTGACCATCCTGTGTTTCTGTTACAACCACACCATTCTGTCTATCTGTTACAGCCTGACCATCCTGTGTTTCTGTTACAACCTCACCATTCTGTCTATATGTTACAGCCTCACTGTTCTGTATTCCTGATACAGCCTGACTGTCCTGTGTTCCTGTTACAGCCTGATCGTCCTGTGTTTCTGTTACATCCTGGCCATCTTGTGTTTCTGCTACAGCCTtgctgttctgcattcctgttacAACCTGACTGTCCTGTGTTTCCATTACAGACTTACTGTTCTGCCTTCCTGTTGCAGCCTGACCACCCTGCATTTCTGTTACAGCCCCAACATCCTGTGTTTCCTTTACAACCTCACTATCCAGTATATTTGTTACAGCCTCACAATTCTGCATTCCTGTAACATCCTGACCGTCTTGTGTTTCTGTTACAGCCTGACCATCTTGTGTTTCTGTTACAACCTCACCATTCTGCGTATCTGTTACAGCCTCATTGTTCTGCATTCCTGATACAGCCTGACTGTCCTGTATTCCTGTTACAGCCTGATCGTCCTGTGTTTCTGTTACATCCTGGCCATCTTGTGTTTCTGCTACAGCCTTGCTGTTCTGTATTCCTGTTACAGCCTGGCCGTCCTGTGTTTCGGTTACAGCCTCACAGTTCTGCATTCCTGTTACACCCTGAACATCTTGTGTTTCTGTTACAGCCTGACCATTCTGCGTTTCTCTTACACCTTGaatgtcctgtgtttctgttacAGCCTCACTATTCTGCATTCCTGTTACAGCCTGACCATCTTGCAATTCTGTTACAGCCTGACTGTTCTGTGCTCTTGTTACAGCCTGACCATCCTGTGTTTCTGTTATAGCCTCAACGTCCTGTGTTTCTGCTACAGCCCCGCTGTTCTGCGTTCCTATTACAGCTTCAACGTCCTGTTTTTCTGTTACAGCCTGACCATCCTGTGTATCTGTTACAGCctgactgttctgtgttcctgttacAGCCTGATGATCCCGCATTTCTGTTACAGCCTTATCGTCCTGTGTTTCTGGTACAGCCTGACTGTCCTGCTTTCCTGTTACAAGCTGACCATCCTGTGTTTCTGTTACAACATGACCATCCTGTGTTTCTGTTACAGCCTGACTGTCCTGCATTTTGGTTATAGCCTCACCATCCATCATTTCAGTTACAACCTCACTGTCCTGCGTTTCTGTTACAACTTCactgttccgtgttcctgttACAGCCTGACCGTCCCGTGTTTCTGTTACAGTATCACTGTTCTGCATTCCTATTACAGCCTGACCATCCTGTGTTTCTGTTACAGCGTCACTGTTTTCTGTTCCTGTTACAGCCTGACTGTCCCGTGTTTCTGTTACAGCCTTGCTGACCTGCATTTCTCTAACAGCCTTACCATCCTGTATTTCTGCTGTAGCCTCACCATTCTGTGTTTCTATTGCAGCCCTGCTGTCCTGTGTTTTGGTTGCAAACTTAATGTTTCGTGTTTCTTCTACAACCTCCCAATCCTGCATTTCTATCGCAGCCCTGCTGTCCTGTGTTTTGGTTGCATTCAAGCCATACTGCATTTCTGTTATAGCCTCACCATCTTGTGTTTCTTCTACATCCTCGCCATCCTGCGTTCCTGCTATAGCCTCACTATCCTGTGTTTCTGTCACAGTCTCGACATCCTGCATTTCTTCTACATCCTCCCCTGCCTGCATCTCTGTTGCAACAATGCCATCTGGCATGTCAGTTACAGCCTCGCCATCCTGTGTTTCTTCTGTGACCTCAGCGTCCTGTGACTCTCTCACAGTCTCATCACTCTGCAGTTCTGTTACAGCCTCACTGTCCTGCATTTCTTCCACTATCTCACTGTAATCGCTTTCATCTACAAACTCAGTGCCTTGTGTTTCTTCCAAAGATTCAGCATCCTGCATTTCCGTCACAACTTCCCTCCCCGGTGATACTACAGCAACGCCTGTGCTCTGCGTCCCCACCACGGCCTTGATTTCCGGCATATCAGCCACTGGCACATGGTCCAGTGTTTCTGACACGGGATTTCTGTCCCGTATTTCCACAAGAAAATTGCTGTCTTCTATTTCTACCACAGCCACACCACCCTGTGTATCTAGCACAAACCTGCCATCCTGGGTTTCTAATACAACTTCAATGTCCTGCGTTTCTACTGAAACCTCACTATCCTCTATTTCAACCTTGGCCTTGCTGGCCTGCGTATCTACCACAACATCAAGGTCCTGCATTTCCTCCACAGCCACACCGACCTGCGTTTCGACCAATACTTCCATGGTTGGATCACATACAAGGAGGTTGTCCTGCATTTTTACCTTAGCTTCAACGTTTTGTGGTTCTGGTTTTGTCTCCTTGCCGTGTTTTCCCTCCGTTTCCTTATTGTCCTGTGTATCTTGTGCATTCCCCTCGTCCTGAATTCCCAGCTCGCTGGCTTGTGTTTCTgatgcagtctctctctctccctcttcccgtTCTCTCCCCGGTGTTGCCACCCCGCCGGGTGTTCCCGGTCTTTGCTCCCTGTCCTGTGTACCAGACGCAGGGTCTATCCGCTGCTCTGACCGCACATAGTGAACTACAGCACTGTCCTGCGTTTCTGGCCATATCCTCCCACTCCTCGCCTCCACGGCGCACTCCTTGGCCTGTATTTCTCTCAGCTTAGGTTGCCCGGGCTCTCGGTCCTGCGTTCCCCACACACATGACTCTAAATCCTGTCGTGCCATCGTTCTCTGCTGCTCGGGCTGCTGTGCTTCTCTAAGTCGCAggtcctgtacctcccccctatCGCTGTACTGTGTATTCTCTGCCGCCCGTTCCCCTTTCCTATCGCCCGTTTCGGAGCCGTCAGGGGTACGGGGTGCGGCGGTGTCGTTGAGGCTGCCCACTGAGGTATCCGCTCCCTGTTCCGGGATGATCTCTTCGCCGCTTCCTGTCTCCATCCAGTGAAAGTCTTCTGGTCGGGTTTCAGCACCCGCGCCAGGACCCTGGATCGGGATCTGCCCCGCGTCCGGGTCTCGAATCGGGATCTTCTCCGGGTCCGGCTCCCGGTCTGGGGTCTGCACCTGGTCTCTCCGTTCCTGCTGGCTGGACTTGCTTACTCCCTCCCCGGCATCACACCCATGCCCCGGGCTCACTGGCTGTTCTTTCACATCGGGAAAGGATCTTCGAGAGTTTGCTGACTCCCGCCGCTCTCTAGCCCCGGAACTTGCCCAGACTGAggtctcctccttctcctcccgccCGCTGCCGGAGCTGCCCGTCGCCGCCAGTCCCGGGCCAAATCCCTCTTCAAGCTCTTCCTCCGCCCAAGTGTCTCCCTCCTCTTCAAAACCATCCTCTATCCCAAAGTCTCCCCACTCTCCCGGTTCCAAACCCTCCTCCGAGTCTTCCTCAGCTTCAACACTCTCCTCCCTTGTATTTGCCTCTTTCCCCACCCTCACCTCCGCAAAACCCCCCTCTCTCCGAGCCCCCTCCTCTCCAGTGTTCCCTATGTCACTAATGACCCCCTTCGCAACGTCCCCCGTATCCCCAATATCGCCCTCCTCAGGGTATCCTATCTTACCAATATTCCCCTCCTCAATGACCCCCATCTCACTAATATCCCTCTCCACTCCATGGTCCTCATTCTCCCCAACTCTGCTCTCCACCTCGACGCCCCACTTCCCACAAGTGATCCCTTCCTCCCGAATATCCCTCTCTTCCCCGGTGTCTCCCTCTTCACTGTCCCTCAACTCATCCATAATTCCCTCCTTCCTAATGTCCCTCTCTTCCCTGGTGTCTCCCTCTTCACTGTCCCTCAACTCATCCATAACTCCCTCCTTCCTAATGTCCCTCTCTTCCTTGGTGTCTCCCTCTTCACTGTCCCTCAACTCATCCATAATTCCCTCCTTCCTAATGCCCCTCTCTTCCCCGGTGTCTCCCTCTTCACTGTCCCTCAACTCATCTATAATTCCCTCCTCCCTAATGTCTCCCTCTTCCTCAGTGAGCCCCAGCTCACCTATGAATCCCTTTCCAACAGCTTCGTCGCTCCCAGAGTTTTGCTCCATCCCAAATTCATTCTTCACAACTTTTTCTTCTGTCCCACATCCTTGCTCCTCCAGGCTAATTGCTTTCATCCCAACGTCCCCCCACTTTCCCAACTCCCCTCTGGGACTCTCTAGTCGCCCCTCCTCCCCGAGACCCTCGCGCCGTTCCTGCTTCCCGGGACCCGCCAACCGTTCCTCCTCTCCGGAGCCCCCAGGCCGTCCTTCCTCAGCGGGACCCGCGGACTGTCCTTCCTGTCCAGGACCCTCGGGACGTCCTTCGTCGGCGGGACCCCCGGACTGTCCGTGACCCTCGGGACGTCCCTCTTCCCCGGCACCCGCGAGCAGCTGGACCGAGACCCGGCTCTCTCTTCGCTCCTCCCGCCAAGCGCAGCCGCCGCTGAACACGGGTCGGGCCAGAGCCGGGCTGAAGGAAGGGAACTCTTTCTTCCTTCGGGCCGGTAACAGAGTGTCTATTGGCGGCGTCCCGAGGTCCGTGTCCCGGGACGGTGAACGGGTCTCACCTGTAACAGAGGAACAGTTCACCGTGAGTCGCACACTCACCGTCCTGGTAACCTGTAACAGCGCTGGTCATTCCGCAACAAATGGGACATCAACCTCCAGAGGAGAGACTAGGAACGCGGGGCGATACTCACAGAGGTGAGTCCAACCCAACCAGCTGCATACAGACGCCTGCCCTTTAAAACGTTGTCAAAGCCGCCTCCCCGCGAAGGTTAATGGGCCAAGTGAGGGGATTAGGAGTCGGGCCAGAGAGCGGTGGAGTAACTAAAATGCAGAGACGGGAGGCGCATAGGGGTCGGGGGGaggtgttacagagagagagtgggatgtAGGGGCCGGAcggggttacagagagagagagggtggggtgtaggggcccGGGGGaggtgttacagagagagagagagagggtggggtgtaggggccggagtgaattacagagacagggaggggtgtaggggccggagggtttacagagacagggaggggtgtaggagccagagggggttgcagagacagggaggggtgtaggggatgaggGGGTTATAGAGGgagggatgggtgtaggggttggagggggttacagagacagggaggggtgtagggaccaggggggtttacagagacagggaggggtataggggccggagggtttacagagacaaggaggggtgtagggaccagaggggttacagagacagggaggggtgtaggagccagagggagttacagagacagggaggggtgtaggggatgaggaagttacagagggagggatgggtgtaggggccagaggggttacagagacagggaggggtgtaggagccagagggggttacagagacagggaggggtgtaggggatgaggGGGTTATAGAGGgagggatgggtgtaggggttggagggggttacagagacagggaggggtgtagggaccagaggggttacagagtcagggaggggtgtaggggctggagggggttacagaaacagggaggggtgtagggaccagaggggttacagagacagggaggggtgtaggagccagagggagttacagagacagggaggggtgtaggggatgaggaagttacagagggagggatgggtgtaggggccagaggggttacagagacagggaggggtgtaggagccagagggggttacagagacagggaggggtataggggatgAGGGGGTTATAGAGGgagggatgggtgtaggggttggagggggttacagagacagggaggggtgtagggaccagaggggttacagagtcagggaggggtgtaggggctggagggggttacagaaacagggaggggtgtagggaccagaggggttacagagacagggaggggtgtaggagccagagggggttacagagacagggaggggtgtaggggatgaggGGGTTATAGAGGgagggatgggtgtaggggttggagggggttacagagacagggaggggtgtagggaccagaggggttacagagacagggaggggtgtaggagccagagggggttacagagacagggaggggtgtaggggatgaggGGGTTATAGAGGgagggatgggtgtaggggttggagggggttacagagacagggaggggtgtagggaccagaggggttacagagacagggaggggtgtaggagccagagagggttacagagacaggagggatgagaaggaaattgcatttatatagcacctctCCCAGAGTCTGTGATTGTAACCCTGCACTCGGCCGCTTCCTGTCAATCTGAGCCGGAGCTGAAGGTCAGGAGGGCAATAGATTCGCCACGCACTGGGGGTGTGGTGAGGGAGGACGACCACGGCATAGGTGACCTTCCGCCCGAAGCCGCGTCCGGGGGAGTTGTGTGTACATGTGCCGGCAGGTTTTCACCAAGTCATCCCCTGGGGTTGGAGAGCCCACATCTCCCGGACACTGACTGCCCCAACACACCGGTCTCAACTAGCGGAATATGGAGTGCTCATCCTCCGTGGTTCCGTTTGGGCCACTTTACCCCGGCCCGCGTCCTTCTTTTGCcaacacacaaacaaaatgctggtgaaggcagcaggccaggcagcatctatagggagggGTACAGTcgatggagtagactcgatgggccgaatggcctacttctgctcctttgtcttgtcttgtcctgacgaagggtctcggcccgaaacgtcgactgtacctcttcctagagatgctgcctggcctgctgtgttcaccagcaactttgatgtgtgttgcttgaatttccaatttctgcagatttcctcgtgttttcgaTCTTTCTGCCTTGCGTCTCTACACGCAGCTTCTTTTTATTAGAACATACAACAGCTTCCTCAAAGGTCAACTCGCAGGCTGAATCGGCggtaaggaaaacaaatgcaacGTCGGCATTCCTTTCCAGCGGAGCAAGccgaggcttcataaggcactagtgagggaTCACAGAGAACTGACAGCAGtttcgggccccttatctaagaacagatatgctgacattggagacggtccagaggagattcgcGAGAATGACAGGGTTAAACGTCTGAGAAgcgcgtttgatggctctgggcctgtactctctgtagttcagaagaatgaggggcgatctcattgaaacctacgaaTATCGAAAGGCTTACACAGAGTGAAAGTggcgaggatatttcctatggtgagcAGACGGCACAGCCTCAATAGACAGACATCCATCTGAACAGAGAAGGAATCGCTTTAGCCAGAAGAtgcgtgaatctgtggaattcgctgcccacacgactgtggaggccaggtctttggataCGTTTAAAGCAGAGCtcgaaaggttcttgattagtcagggtgtcaaagataatAGGGAGAAAGGGAttgaattgagagggataatatatcagccatgatggaatggtggagcagactcgatgtactgaatggactaattctgtttctatatcttaaggtcttctgttgtgctgacctttataaaCCTACTTCAACATAACccatcatttttctatcatcaatgtgcctatttaagagtctcttaaatatccctagtgtatctgctctaccaccagccctgcaagtgtgttccacgcacccaccactctttgggaaaaaacTCATTGACTCTAGTCTAAGCCCGTCTTGTTGATGGACCAGTCCATCTGTATTTTATGCCTCGATAACTACTTCTGATATTCCCTAtagccaccaccctctgtgtgaaaaacaaccCTTGGGTCCATATTAAGTCCCTTTTCATTGTAAGCACTTTtatcacttcctctgacagcttatCCCCAAAACCCACcaccctgtgtgaaaaacatagCCCCCGGGTTGAGCTAAATCTTTGTGCCCTCTGTGTAACCATcgctaccacttcctctgacatagacccaccaccctctgttttAAATCTTGCCCCCTCATCTTGGGCTTGCACACTTTTTCATTCCCTTGCCttgggtcatagaaacatagaaacatagaaaataggtgcaggagtaggccattcggcccttcgagcctgcaccaccatttattatgatcatggctgatcatccaactcagaacccagccttccctccataccccctgacccctgtagccacaagggccatatctaacttcctcttaaacatagctaatgaactggcctcaacagtttgctgtggcagagaattccacagattcaccactctctgtgtgaagaagtttttcctaacctcggtcctaaaaggcttcccctctatcctcaaactgtgacccctcgttcttgacctccccaacatcgggaacaatcttcccgcatctagcctgtccaatccctttaggatcttatacgtttcaatcagatcccccctcaatcttctaaattccaacgagtacaagcccagttcatccagtctttcttcatatgaaagacctgccatcccaggaatcaatctggtgaaccttctttgtactccctctatggcaaagatgtctttcctcagattaggggaccaaaactgcacacaatactccaggtgtggtctcaccaaggccttgtacaactgcagtagtacctccctgctcctgtactcgaattctctcgctataaattccagcataccgttcgcctttttcaccgcctgctgtacctgcatgcccactttcaatgactggtgtataatgacacccaggtctcgttgcacctccccttttcctaatcggccaccattcagataataatctgttttcctatttttgccaccaaagtggataacttcacatttatccacattaaattgcatctgccatgagtttgcccactcacccaacctatccaagtcaccctgcatcctcttagcatcctcctcactgctaacactgccacccagcttcgtgtcatccgcaaacttggagatgctgcacttaattccctcatccaagtcattaatatatattgtaaacaactggggtcccagcactgagccttgcggtaccccactagtcaccgcctgccattctgaaaaggtcccgtttattcccactc contains:
- the LOC134355080 gene encoding uro-adherence factor A-like, whose product is METGSGEEIIPEQGADTSVGSLNDTAAPRTPDGSETGDRKGERAAENTQYSDRGEVQDLRLREAQQPEQQRTMARQDLESCVWGTQDREPGQPKLREIQAKECAVEARSGRIWPETQDSAVVHYVRSEQRIDPASGTQDREQRPGTPGGVATPGREREEGERETASETQASELGIQDEGNAQDTQDNKETEGKHGKETKPEPQNVEAKVKMQDNLLVCDPTMEVLVETQVGVAVEEMQDLDVVVDTQASKAKVEIEDSEVSVETQDIEVVLETQDGRFVLDTQGGVAVVEIEDSNFLVEIRDRNPVSETLDHVPVADMPEIKAVVGTQSTGVAVVSPGREVVTEMQDAESLEETQGTEFVDESDYSEIVEEMQDSEAVTELQSDETVRESQDAEVTEETQDGEAVTDMPDGIVATEMQAGEDVEEMQDVETVTETQDSEAIAGTQDGEDVEETQDGEAITEMQYGLNATKTQDSRAAIEMQDWEVVEETRNIKFATKTQDSRAAIETQNGEATAEIQDGKAVREMQVSKAVTETRDSQAVTGTENSDAVTETQDGQAVIGMQNSDTVTETRDGQAVTGTRNSEVVTETQDSEVVTEMMDGEAITKMQDSQAVTETQDGHVVTETQDGQLVTGKQDSQAVPETQDDKAVTEMRDHQAVTGTQNSQAVTDTQDGQAVTEKQDVEAVIGTQNSGAVAETQDVEAITETQDGQAVTRAQNSQAVTELQDGQAVTGMQNSEAVTETQDIQGVRETQNGQAVTETQDVQGVTGMQNCEAVTETQDGQAVTGIQNSKAVAETQDGQDVTETQDDQAVTGIQDSQAVSGMQNNEAVTDTQNGEVVTETQDGQAVTETQDGQDVTGMQNCEAVTNILDSEVVKETQDVGAVTEMQGGQAATGRQNSKSVMETQDSQVVTGMQNSKAVAETQDGQDVTETQDDQAVTGTQDSQAVSGIQNSEAVTYRQNGEVVTETQDGQAVTDRQNGVVVTETQDGQAATGTQDSQAVTKIQKGQAVTETQDVEAVTGTQNSKAVTETQDVEAVTGMQNSEAVTETQDVEAVTETQDDEAITEMQNGQAATGTQNSKAVTETQDVEAVTGTQNSEAVTETQDVEAVTETQDDEAITEMQNGHAATGTQNSKSVMETQDSQTVTETQDVEAVTGTQNSETVTETQNVEAITETQDTEAVKETQDSQGVTETQDVQAVTRAQDSQAVTELQDGQAVTGMQNSGAVTETQDVEAVTETQDTEAVKETQDSQGVTETQDGQAVTETQDGQAVTETQDSQAATGTQNSEAVTETQDGQAVTETQDGHAVTGMQNSEAVTETQNGEAVTGTQDGQAVTEIYDAEREAGTSTGTQDSQPVLEPQARLYSSVVQGSDGGSQGKHTAQIEQGSRRQGRATDQQAVKFREVGYSGSLTPAAGLWRVPDPDWADPGKLIRPGVPGDSALPRVHSAERGFRDCAAPLETPTQPAETPGVQPSPAELSTMETVGGAEVP